From one Streptomyces sp. NBC_01478 genomic stretch:
- a CDS encoding quinone oxidoreductase family protein yields the protein MRAVRIDEFGGPEVLVPVEVPDPVAGPGQVLVRVAAAGVNRADALVRSGNYHRAGKPPLIPGVEGAGTVAALGEGVTGFTVGQRVVALDGVNSPGFYAELAAVPATQVAALPDGVDLTHAAALPVAWLSAWYCLRRLARVTKEDTVVVKAAASGVGSAAVQIAAETGARVIALAGSPEKAAWAGEFGAHATLDTSAHPGDAEVDEVLRLTDGRGADVVLDTVGGRAFGRSLREIGHGGRVVALANVALEPSTVDTRDFYPKNVSILGFQLTNLQIHGGYDPRTDLRELAERVAAGTYRVPIETVVPLAEARAAHERLERRDNRGKIVIAVPGD from the coding sequence ATGCGTGCGGTACGGATCGACGAGTTCGGCGGGCCCGAGGTGCTGGTACCGGTCGAGGTGCCCGACCCGGTCGCGGGTCCCGGGCAGGTCCTGGTGCGGGTCGCCGCGGCGGGTGTGAACCGAGCGGACGCCCTGGTCAGGTCCGGGAACTATCACCGGGCGGGAAAGCCGCCGCTGATCCCGGGCGTGGAAGGCGCCGGTACCGTCGCCGCGCTGGGGGAGGGTGTCACCGGATTCACCGTCGGGCAACGGGTCGTGGCCCTCGACGGCGTGAACTCACCGGGTTTCTATGCCGAGTTGGCGGCAGTGCCGGCCACCCAGGTCGCCGCCCTGCCCGACGGGGTGGATCTCACCCACGCGGCGGCACTGCCCGTCGCCTGGCTGTCGGCCTGGTACTGCCTGCGACGCCTCGCCCGCGTCACCAAGGAGGACACGGTGGTCGTGAAGGCTGCCGCGAGCGGGGTCGGCAGCGCGGCCGTGCAGATCGCGGCCGAGACCGGCGCGCGTGTCATCGCTCTTGCCGGATCACCCGAAAAGGCCGCCTGGGCAGGGGAGTTCGGCGCCCACGCCACCCTCGACACCTCGGCACACCCGGGCGACGCCGAGGTCGACGAGGTGCTGCGGCTCACCGACGGACGGGGCGCGGACGTCGTCCTCGACACCGTCGGCGGCCGGGCCTTCGGGCGCAGCCTGCGCGAGATCGGGCACGGCGGCCGGGTCGTCGCCCTCGCCAATGTCGCCCTGGAGCCGAGCACCGTCGACACCCGCGACTTCTACCCGAAGAACGTGTCGATCCTCGGCTTCCAGCTCACCAACCTCCAGATCCACGGCGGCTACGACCCCCGCACGGACCTGCGCGAACTCGCCGAGCGGGTCGCCGCCGGCACGTACCGTGTGCCGATCGAGACCGTCGTGCCCCTCGCCGAGGCGCGCGCCGCGCACGAGCGGCTGGAACGGCGGGACAACCGGGGCAAGATCGTGATCGCGGTGCCGGGCGACTGA
- a CDS encoding FBP domain-containing protein translates to MRSLTEHDIRNSFVNCSKGEAKRLAVPRDLDTRPWDDLDFLGWRDPGAPDRSYLVAERADGPVGVTLRFPSARRGFLHRSMCSLCVTTHSGGGVSLMTARKAGPAGREGNSVGLYMCTDLACSLYVRGRKIPESGIRIEESLTAEQQIARTVGHLTAFIDKLYV, encoded by the coding sequence ATGAGATCACTCACCGAGCACGACATCCGCAACTCATTTGTCAACTGCTCGAAGGGCGAGGCCAAACGGCTGGCGGTCCCCCGCGATCTCGACACCCGCCCCTGGGACGACCTCGACTTCCTGGGCTGGCGCGATCCCGGGGCGCCCGACCGCAGTTATCTGGTCGCCGAGCGGGCGGACGGGCCGGTCGGGGTCACGCTGCGGTTCCCGTCCGCGCGGCGCGGCTTCCTGCACCGCAGCATGTGTTCCCTGTGCGTGACGACCCACTCGGGCGGCGGCGTCTCCCTGATGACCGCGCGCAAGGCGGGACCGGCGGGCCGCGAGGGCAACTCGGTCGGCCTGTACATGTGCACGGATCTCGCCTGCTCCCTCTATGTGCGCGGCCGGAAGATCCCCGAGTCGGGCATCCGCATCGAGGAGAGCCTCACCGCGGAGCAGCAGATCGCCCGGACGGTGGGCCATCTGACCGCGTTCATCGACAAGTTGTACGTCTGA